The Acanthochromis polyacanthus isolate Apoly-LR-REF ecotype Palm Island chromosome 5, KAUST_Apoly_ChrSc, whole genome shotgun sequence genome includes a window with the following:
- the LOC110970318 gene encoding homeobox expressed in ES cells 1-like → MVSTLAPVTGEGRPAFSICQILGLEPERPGNCLKLHRPWTGEEQKFGSKENRENTLYSKQQHHHQQQQLHYPQQLASSRPTSNWYIGRRRRTAFTNSQVNALETVFQVNCYPGIQLREQLAGRLDLHEDRIQIWFQNRRAKLRRSLRETRLHLVQAAVADLRVGHQVIDQPKVKQDEQGDFDLPSRLQLEVEEEEE, encoded by the exons ATGGTATCCACTCTGGCTCCTGTCACAGGAGAAGGCAGGCCAGCATTTTCTATCTGCCAGATACTTGGTTTGGAACCGGAAAGACCTGGAAACTGCTTAAAACTCCACAGACCCTGGACAGGTGAGGAGCAAAAGTTTGgat CAAAGGAGAACAGAGAAAACACTCTCTATTCTAAACAACAACACCATCATCAACAACAGCAGTTGCATTATCCTCAGCAGCTCGCCTCTTCCAGGCCCACATCAAACTGGTATATCGGACGCAGACGACGCACTGCCTTCACCAACAGCCAG GTGAATGCACTGGAGACAGTGTTTCAAGTGAACTGTTATCCAGGGATCCAGCTGAGAGAGCAGCTGGCAGGAAGACTTGACCTGCATGAGGACAGAATACAG ATCTGGTTTCAGAACCGGCGGGCCAAACTGAGGCGTTCTCTGAGAGAAACCCGCCTACATCTGGTTCAGGCAGCAGTGGCTGACCTAAGGGTCGGACACCAGGTCATAGATCAGCCAAAGGTCAAACAGGATGAGCAAGGTGACTTTGACCTTCCATCTCGTCTCCAGCTtgaggtggaggaagaggaagagtgA
- the LOC110970315 gene encoding cytochrome c1, heme protein, mitochondrial: MLKVHTGKAACVCKCSLTLLAQRTEEKMAALRVVVLWGSGRTLLSTPKTVKTPKANMSFASLPRKNKVVLTTLGVVTAGGAGLALMLHRSVKASDLELHPPQYPWSHAGPLSSLDHASIRRGYQVYKQVCSACHSMEYLAFRNLVGVSHTEDEVKAIAEEIEVVDGPDDNGEMFTRPGKLSDYFPKPYPNPEAARAANNGALPPDLSYIVNARHGGEDYVFSLLTGYCEPPAGVAVREGLYYNPYFPGQAIGMAPPIYNEILEYDDGTPATMSQVAKDVCTFLRWAAEPEHDQRKRMGLKLLMGSAILVPLLYYMKRHRWSVLKSRKIAYRPPK, encoded by the exons ATGCTGAAGGTCCATACTGGAaaagctgcatgtgtgtgtaagtgtagCTTGACACTCCTAGCTCAGAGAACCGAAGAGAAGATGGCGGCGCTACGAGTTGTGGTGCTATGGGGGAGTGGGAGAACTCTCCTCAGCACTCCGAAGACTGTCAAGACCCCCAAG GCCAACATGTCCTTCGCCAGCCTGCCACGGAAAAACAAGGTTGTCTTGACAACACTAGGTGTGGTCACAGCTGGTGGGGCGGGGCTCGCTCTGATGCTGCACCGGTCTGTTAAAGCCTCTGACTTGGAGCTCCACCCTCCTCAGTACCCGTGGAGCCATGCTGGACCTCTGTCCTCTCTGGACCATGCGAG TATTCGTCGTGGCTACCAGGTGTATAAACAGGTGTGTTCAGCCTGCCACAGTATGGAGTACCTGGCTTTCAGAAACCTGGTGGGAGTGTCGCACACAGAGGATGAGGTTAAGGCCATTGCTGAGGAG ATTGAGGTTGTGGATGGACCTGATGACAATGGTGAGATGTTCACTCGGCCAGGAAAGTTGTCAGATTACTTCCCTAAGCCCTACCCCAACCCTGAGGCTGCTCGTGCCGCCAACAATGGAGCCCTGCCTCCAGACCTTAGCTACATTGTCAATGCCAG ACATGGCGGCGAGGACTACGTGTTTAGCCTGCTGACTGGTTACTGCGAGCCTCCTGCAGGAGTGGCAGTGAGGGAAGGTCTCTATTACAACCCCTACTTCCCTGGTCAGGCTATCGGCATGGCCCCGCCCATCTACAACGAGATTCTGGAGTATGACGATG GAACCCCTGCCACCATGAGTCAGGTTGCTAAGGATGTGTGTACCTTCCTGAGATGGGCTGCCGAGCCGGAGCATGACCAACGCAAACGCATGGGACTGAAG CTGCTGATGGGCTCAGCCATCCTCGTCCCTCTGCTCTACTACATGAAGAGACACAGGTGGTCTGTGCTGAAGAGCAGGAAGATTGCCTACAGGCCTCCCaagtaa